One Prodigiosinella aquatilis DNA window includes the following coding sequences:
- a CDS encoding biosynthesis protein PigD gives MTTMIGQTRQAGCSSYEQAWKAEQAPCPGMEPDTLTVGVVVVTRNPAFFQTGLSVLNDIRDYVFNRVHIQSELPLKLSELASDPLYSEAREKAIHFLKNQSKALNIQVIQCASLAEATGKIIYTHALEQQPEFQMGMLFYDQTSLGNVDDSIEKIDRDLDAFYSAMQRGGIPAFYTTFSTVTFIRDVRSSFRYLPQQYREIVRSEDPAIFQTELLCLWMDFFEMNYTNRRVKPIGALALHNTLAEQLIQFFERTAASRWLVSYYTGSIISNLIGYLDRHAEAHGALVLRGPNEHAIACGAMANWQLYRMPFLGVVTSGMMDEFKGTLINLKETAAQGIIVAAENRNNQWYSFQGTQTPTEDMRDVLAAKRIPYVYIDDVDGITDGLAEVFRLYHQAQGPVVILATQNVLESTLSLEPVPGDLPPVSGLPAYDCPPISDSFEQAMALINDGPEKLVWQLGPVSDDEYALVHEIADAAGLALVDSLAHPGSAPKYYQGKRNPHYLGTLAIYGYSPRVYNFLHTNDKLNPMSDQSVFMIKSRVAQITTPFSDGRLERKVHLVQLTHDERHLSPYADLKLHMDCLTFLRAVKANLHVDAALREKRKALIAAYLDSPSDVVSQLPSLPMSANYFFCQLNRVIENLIKTENFDFTGVYDVGRCGISAVRNVAKTRRGFSGWYGRALMGDALLATSYLAHTSPTHVVAFIGDGAKGIVPDILPAFIDNILTHPQLLNKSITIFYFCNGGLSVINTYQERILFNRTSRQMRLVNVDQPAFEQTVDDFHIQGKTLTHFDEDTIRHALMTPKRLNLFSVVLGHNNEGDGISLATAKGWQRDPCDREALQERKDWAARQPESTSTSFDQGQNKEAIS, from the coding sequence ATGACAACCATGATAGGACAAACAAGACAAGCAGGCTGCTCTTCTTATGAGCAGGCCTGGAAAGCAGAACAAGCCCCCTGTCCAGGGATGGAACCTGACACCCTCACTGTGGGTGTGGTGGTTGTGACGCGCAATCCCGCGTTTTTTCAAACCGGGCTCAGCGTGTTAAATGATATTCGCGACTATGTGTTCAATCGCGTGCATATTCAATCAGAACTCCCGCTGAAGTTATCTGAATTAGCGTCGGACCCGCTTTATTCCGAAGCCCGCGAAAAAGCTATTCATTTTCTAAAAAATCAGAGCAAAGCGCTCAATATTCAAGTCATCCAGTGTGCCAGTCTTGCCGAAGCGACGGGGAAAATTATTTATACCCATGCTCTGGAACAGCAACCTGAATTTCAGATGGGAATGTTGTTTTACGATCAAACCTCGTTGGGGAATGTTGACGATAGCATTGAGAAAATTGACCGGGATCTGGACGCGTTTTATAGCGCCATGCAGAGAGGTGGGATCCCCGCTTTTTATACCACTTTCTCAACAGTAACCTTTATTCGTGATGTCCGTTCGTCGTTTCGTTATCTACCCCAGCAGTATCGGGAAATTGTCCGCAGTGAAGACCCCGCCATCTTCCAAACCGAACTGCTGTGTTTGTGGATGGACTTTTTTGAGATGAATTACACCAACCGCCGTGTCAAACCGATTGGGGCATTGGCACTTCATAACACCCTGGCCGAGCAACTGATTCAATTTTTTGAGCGTACCGCCGCCAGCCGTTGGTTGGTGTCTTACTATACCGGTTCGATCATCTCTAATCTGATCGGTTATCTGGACAGACATGCCGAAGCGCATGGTGCGTTAGTTCTGCGTGGTCCTAACGAGCATGCCATTGCCTGTGGCGCCATGGCGAACTGGCAGCTTTATCGTATGCCTTTTCTGGGGGTTGTGACCTCCGGCATGATGGATGAATTTAAAGGCACACTGATCAATCTGAAAGAGACGGCAGCACAGGGCATCATCGTTGCCGCAGAGAATCGTAATAATCAGTGGTATAGCTTCCAGGGCACACAGACGCCGACTGAAGACATGCGTGATGTCCTGGCTGCCAAACGTATTCCGTATGTCTATATTGATGATGTCGACGGGATTACTGATGGCCTGGCTGAAGTGTTTCGGCTCTACCATCAGGCCCAGGGGCCGGTCGTTATTTTAGCGACGCAAAATGTACTGGAATCGACTCTCTCGTTGGAGCCGGTGCCTGGTGACTTGCCGCCGGTTTCTGGTTTGCCAGCCTATGACTGCCCACCGATAAGCGACAGTTTTGAGCAAGCCATGGCGCTGATTAATGACGGGCCGGAAAAACTGGTCTGGCAGTTAGGACCGGTCAGTGACGATGAGTATGCCCTGGTTCATGAAATTGCCGATGCTGCCGGCCTGGCGCTGGTGGATTCGTTAGCGCATCCGGGTTCGGCACCGAAATATTATCAGGGCAAGCGCAATCCCCACTATTTGGGAACCCTGGCCATTTATGGTTATAGCCCCCGGGTTTACAACTTCCTGCATACCAACGACAAACTCAATCCAATGAGTGATCAAAGTGTGTTTATGATCAAAAGCCGTGTGGCGCAGATCACCACACCGTTCTCTGATGGTCGGCTCGAGCGCAAGGTGCATTTGGTACAACTCACGCACGATGAACGACACTTATCGCCGTATGCCGATTTGAAACTGCATATGGATTGCCTGACTTTCCTCCGGGCGGTGAAAGCCAATCTGCATGTCGATGCGGCACTACGGGAGAAACGTAAAGCGCTCATCGCTGCCTATCTGGATTCCCCTTCAGATGTTGTTAGCCAGTTACCCAGCCTGCCGATGTCGGCGAACTACTTTTTTTGCCAATTGAATCGGGTTATCGAGAATTTAATCAAGACGGAAAATTTCGATTTTACCGGGGTTTACGATGTGGGGCGTTGTGGTATTTCAGCGGTACGCAATGTTGCCAAGACGCGGCGCGGTTTCTCGGGTTGGTATGGTCGGGCCTTGATGGGCGATGCATTACTGGCCACCAGCTATCTGGCGCATACCAGTCCCACTCATGTGGTGGCGTTTATCGGCGATGGGGCCAAAGGGATTGTGCCGGATATTTTACCCGCCTTTATCGACAACATTCTCACCCATCCGCAGTTACTCAATAAAAGCATCACCATTTTCTATTTTTGCAATGGCGGCTTGTCGGTCATCAACACCTATCAGGAGCGCATTTTGTTTAACCGCACATCGCGGCAGATGCGCCTGGTGAACGTTGATCAACCTGCGTTTGAACAGACGGTGGATGATTTTCATATTCAGGGTAAAACACTCACTCATTTTGATGAGGACACCATTCGTCATGCATTGATGACACCCAAACGACTGAACCTGTTTTCAGTGGTACTGGGGCATAACAATGAAGGGGATGGCATTTCGTTAGCCACAGCCAAAGGCTGGCAACGCGACCCCTGCGACCGGGAAGCGCTGCAAGAGCGCAAAGACTGGGCGGCTCGCCAGCCCGAATCGACAAGCACTTCATTCGACCAAGGTCAAAACAAGGAAGCTATATCATGA
- a CDS encoding aminotransferase class III-fold pyridoxal phosphate-dependent enzyme gives MKFGFIAHPTSVGLKRYVKMLDLLQRNSTELHSGYKRDLWRRENLVPFMNFAKITSATGATCEGVIKYMPLVADEMLADARGIANRVVSGIEELVEDGAELVGLGGFTSIVGRRGEATAEKSPVPVTSGNSLTTYAGYKALMQIQSWLDIQPEQEPVAIVGYPGSICLALSQLLLAQGFSLHLLHRAGHKDKDELLSHLPEQYRSRVTLTSDPEDLYPRCKLFVAATSAGGVIDPYKLQPGSVFIDVALPRDINSDTRPDRDDILIIDGGCVTAIDAVKLGGESLNVTIKQQLNGCMAETIVLALENRRENFSLGRYLALDKVLDIGELAEKHGFLVYPLASYGERIDRQRVINLKRYYHHDIYSDEPDTEQQPASQLAFIDAIIAQDPAREDTLDRYHQFINPMMVEFLKLQHCDNVFRRASGTQLFTADGEAFLDMVAGYGCINLGHNPQPIVDALKAYLDAQGPNFIQYISIPEQAAKLAEVLCHFAPGNMGRVFFSNSGTEAVEAAMKLAKASTGKAGIAYLKNSYHGKTLGALSITGREKHRRHFKPLLASMIEVPFADIEALRQTLSRDDIGALMIEPIQGEGGVHVPPPGYLRAVQEICRQTDTLLMVDEVQTGLGRTGKLFACEWEGIEPDVLMLSKSLSGGVMPIGATLCRADIWQRAYGTADRFLMHSSTFGGGNIAAVVALSALREILAQDLVGNAERLGTYFKQALTDVAAQYPFVAEIRGRGLMLGIQFDQTFAGAVDASAREFATRLPGDWHTTWKFLPDPVQAHLKAAMERMEQSLGEMFCMKFVTKLCQDHNILTFITANSSTVIRIQPPLTISKAEIDRFVSAFATVCDELSTFLE, from the coding sequence ATGAAGTTTGGATTTATCGCTCATCCAACCTCGGTTGGTTTAAAACGCTATGTCAAAATGCTCGATTTATTACAGCGTAATTCGACGGAGTTGCATAGCGGGTACAAACGAGACCTTTGGCGCCGGGAAAACCTGGTCCCTTTCATGAACTTTGCCAAAATTACCTCAGCGACCGGCGCCACCTGTGAAGGGGTGATCAAATACATGCCTCTGGTCGCGGATGAGATGCTGGCTGATGCCCGCGGCATTGCCAATCGTGTGGTGTCGGGTATCGAAGAACTGGTCGAGGATGGCGCTGAACTGGTCGGTTTAGGCGGCTTCACCTCCATCGTCGGGCGGCGTGGTGAAGCCACCGCCGAGAAATCACCGGTTCCGGTGACCTCTGGTAATTCGTTAACCACCTATGCGGGTTACAAAGCGCTGATGCAGATTCAGTCCTGGCTGGATATTCAACCAGAGCAGGAGCCGGTTGCGATTGTCGGCTATCCGGGGTCCATCTGTTTGGCGCTGAGCCAGCTATTGCTCGCCCAGGGTTTTTCCCTGCATTTGCTGCATCGGGCTGGCCATAAAGATAAAGACGAGTTGCTCAGCCATTTGCCGGAGCAGTATCGCTCACGCGTCACGTTGACCAGTGATCCCGAGGATTTATACCCGCGTTGTAAATTGTTTGTCGCCGCAACATCCGCCGGGGGCGTGATTGACCCGTATAAACTGCAACCGGGGTCGGTCTTTATTGATGTGGCACTGCCCAGAGATATCAATTCTGACACGCGTCCCGATCGGGACGACATTTTGATTATCGACGGCGGCTGCGTTACGGCCATCGATGCGGTCAAACTGGGTGGTGAGTCACTGAACGTCACCATTAAACAGCAATTGAATGGCTGTATGGCGGAAACCATTGTTTTAGCATTGGAAAATCGCCGGGAAAATTTCTCGTTGGGCCGCTATCTGGCGCTGGATAAGGTGCTCGATATCGGGGAGCTTGCGGAAAAACATGGTTTTCTGGTCTATCCACTGGCCTCTTATGGTGAGCGGATTGATCGTCAACGGGTGATCAATCTCAAGCGTTACTATCACCATGATATTTATTCCGATGAACCTGATACTGAACAACAGCCAGCGTCGCAGTTAGCCTTTATCGACGCGATTATTGCTCAGGATCCTGCCAGAGAAGATACTCTGGATCGTTACCATCAGTTTATTAACCCGATGATGGTGGAATTTCTCAAACTGCAACACTGTGACAATGTATTCCGGCGGGCCTCGGGTACTCAGCTGTTTACCGCTGACGGCGAAGCCTTTCTGGATATGGTGGCCGGTTATGGTTGCATCAATCTGGGTCACAATCCACAACCGATCGTCGATGCGTTAAAAGCCTATCTCGATGCTCAGGGGCCCAATTTTATTCAGTATATTTCGATCCCCGAGCAAGCTGCCAAATTGGCCGAAGTGCTCTGCCATTTCGCCCCTGGCAATATGGGAAGAGTGTTCTTCAGTAATTCAGGGACGGAGGCGGTCGAGGCGGCAATGAAGCTGGCCAAAGCGTCGACGGGCAAAGCTGGCATTGCATATCTGAAAAATAGCTACCATGGCAAAACGCTGGGCGCGTTATCCATTACCGGACGAGAAAAACACCGCCGTCATTTTAAGCCACTGCTGGCGTCGATGATTGAAGTACCGTTTGCTGATATTGAGGCACTGCGGCAGACCTTAAGCCGTGATGACATCGGTGCGTTAATGATCGAACCGATTCAGGGTGAAGGCGGGGTCCATGTTCCTCCGCCTGGATATCTGCGAGCCGTTCAGGAGATCTGTCGCCAAACCGACACCTTACTGATGGTTGATGAAGTGCAAACTGGGTTGGGGCGCACCGGGAAGCTCTTTGCCTGTGAGTGGGAGGGGATCGAACCGGATGTACTGATGCTATCGAAATCACTGTCCGGCGGGGTAATGCCTATTGGCGCCACGCTATGTCGAGCCGATATTTGGCAACGGGCCTATGGCACCGCAGACCGCTTTTTGATGCACAGCTCGACCTTTGGCGGCGGGAATATCGCGGCGGTGGTGGCACTCAGTGCGTTAAGAGAAATTCTGGCTCAGGATCTGGTTGGGAACGCCGAGCGGCTGGGCACGTATTTTAAGCAGGCGCTTACCGATGTCGCTGCCCAATACCCCTTTGTGGCGGAAATCCGCGGACGCGGCTTGATGTTAGGGATCCAGTTCGATCAAACCTTCGCTGGTGCTGTTGATGCTTCGGCCCGCGAATTTGCCACCCGACTGCCTGGTGATTGGCACACAACCTGGAAATTCCTGCCTGATCCGGTACAAGCCCACTTAAAGGCGGCGATGGAGCGTATGGAACAATCACTGGGTGAAATGTTCTGCATGAAATTTGTGACCAAGCTTTGCCAGGATCACAACATTCTGACCTTTATTACTGCCAACAGCTCAACCGTTATTCGAATTCAACCGCCACTGACCATCAGCAAAGCTGAGATCGATCGCTTTGTCAGTGCGTTTGCCACGGTGTGCGACGAGCTATCAACATTTTTAGAGTAA
- a CDS encoding methyltransferase yields the protein MTLTKQDAVNQMMGFFQSKTLITALSLKLFDHLRDQDRSAKQMAALLNCPLRSSEQLLIALQAMGYLEKQDGLYHLPQEHRAFLVSDEPQWLGWLGRHIDTFLYPLWGELKAAVENDTHQRQTVFGDDRSWFDILYQNPDDVTDFQEFLGKFAAPFIDGFIQDYDFSQHQAFLDIGSGIGSLPIAVANAYSGVNLAICELPQTSAFLRDKLVQQGYGQRIQVLEGDVISGDLPIGDYDLIHLGWMLHDYAPETQLIILKNIYDAMPVGGRFIASETPLNADKSGPEFTALLSLNMLVSTDGGIESSPQEYLSRFHQAGFSNARIMDISGPRTLIVGEKTTHNNGSSQC from the coding sequence ATGACATTAACCAAACAAGACGCAGTCAACCAGATGATGGGCTTTTTTCAGTCCAAAACGCTGATCACGGCGCTGTCATTAAAGTTGTTTGATCACCTGCGTGATCAGGATCGCAGCGCTAAACAGATGGCCGCATTACTCAACTGTCCCCTGCGTTCGAGCGAGCAGTTACTCATTGCCTTGCAAGCGATGGGATATCTTGAAAAACAGGACGGCCTTTACCATTTGCCGCAGGAACACCGGGCGTTTTTGGTCAGCGATGAACCACAGTGGCTGGGATGGCTGGGCCGTCATATCGACACTTTTCTATACCCGCTATGGGGAGAGTTGAAAGCAGCTGTTGAAAACGATACCCACCAGCGGCAGACCGTCTTCGGCGATGATCGAAGCTGGTTCGATATTTTGTACCAGAACCCAGATGACGTAACTGATTTTCAGGAGTTTCTGGGAAAATTCGCCGCCCCCTTTATCGACGGGTTTATTCAGGATTATGACTTCTCACAGCATCAGGCATTTTTAGATATTGGCAGTGGGATTGGGAGTTTGCCTATCGCGGTAGCCAATGCCTATTCGGGCGTTAATCTGGCGATTTGCGAGCTGCCCCAAACGTCGGCGTTTTTGCGTGACAAGTTGGTTCAGCAAGGTTACGGGCAGCGGATCCAGGTGCTTGAAGGGGATGTGATTAGCGGTGATCTGCCGATTGGTGATTATGACCTGATCCATCTGGGATGGATGCTGCATGACTACGCTCCTGAAACACAATTGATCATCTTGAAAAATATCTATGATGCGATGCCGGTCGGCGGTCGGTTTATCGCCTCTGAAACGCCGCTGAATGCGGATAAATCAGGCCCTGAGTTTACCGCGCTACTTTCGCTAAACATGTTGGTATCCACCGATGGTGGTATCGAAAGCAGTCCTCAGGAGTATCTGTCCCGGTTTCATCAGGCAGGATTCAGCAATGCCCGGATCATGGATATATCCGGTCCTCGTACACTGATAGTCGGCGAGAAAACAACGCATAACAACGGGAGTTCACAATGTTAG
- a CDS encoding acyl carrier protein gives MLESKLINHIATQFLDGEKDGLDSQTPLFELNIVDSAAIFDLVDFLRQESKVSIGMQEIHPANFATVQSMVELVQRLKAHPEQGGAA, from the coding sequence ATGTTAGAAAGTAAATTGATAAACCATATCGCTACTCAGTTTTTGGATGGTGAGAAGGATGGCCTGGATAGCCAAACGCCCTTGTTTGAGCTGAATATAGTTGATTCGGCGGCGATTTTTGATCTGGTGGATTTTTTAAGACAAGAGAGCAAGGTCTCGATTGGCATGCAAGAGATTCACCCGGCAAATTTCGCCACCGTGCAGAGCATGGTTGAGCTGGTGCAGCGGCTGAAGGCGCATCCGGAGCAGGGAGGTGCGGCATGA
- a CDS encoding aminotransferase class I/II-fold pyridoxal phosphate-dependent enzyme, giving the protein MNDVTTETYETLKQSVLHTFARLTGYNVSDLSLTSHLENDLGVDSIALAEIVVLLCRQFQLNTPLLIQDINTIQDALDGILQREFQLSEKVEPTAIALSGDADLWLGNLVCQIFANHSGYDVNELVLDAGIESDLKIDSVSVASAQSELLDTLQLNSETAIANCNTLSALKQCLAACLVQEKGQDWFEQRGKGQSAPVNDHDDADTTVEVTPPTATSAAINAEIGDPRTMRDFVGIEHPDIFHKAREFHLFYQDKKKRQLYFYGMPLETPCKNRAVMFDEATGQHREFLMFGSNSYLGLSNHPEIIHAIQDAASLYGATNTGCRIIAGSNVLHLELERKLAKLKGRDDCIVYPSGYSANLGCISALTSRHDLVFTDAINHMSIQDGCKLAGAQRKIYNHSLTSLEKSLAKYADHPGGKLIVTDGVFSMHGDIVDLPRLMKLAERYGARVLVDDAHSTGVLGKTGAGTSEHFNMKGQVDLELGTMSKALSGLGGYVCGDGDVVEYLRFYSNSYVFAATIPAPVAAGVIASIDVMLREPERLAKLWDNIYYFRTRLLNAGFDLENSDSAIIPIVVGDDAKTLFFGRAVRARGMFCQTVVFPGVSVGDARLRISITSEHTREDLDEAYAILVASALEVGVPVNVSAHQEENASVAEA; this is encoded by the coding sequence ATGAACGATGTAACGACCGAGACCTATGAAACCCTGAAACAATCTGTATTGCACACTTTCGCGCGATTGACCGGATACAACGTGTCGGATCTATCGTTAACCAGCCATTTGGAAAATGATCTGGGGGTGGATTCCATCGCACTGGCAGAGATTGTTGTTTTGCTGTGCAGGCAGTTTCAGCTTAATACGCCATTGTTGATTCAGGATATAAACACCATCCAGGACGCGCTTGACGGTATTTTGCAACGCGAGTTTCAATTGTCGGAAAAAGTCGAGCCGACAGCAATTGCTCTCTCCGGGGATGCTGACCTTTGGCTTGGCAATCTTGTCTGTCAGATCTTTGCCAATCATAGTGGTTATGATGTCAATGAGCTGGTGCTGGATGCTGGAATCGAAAGTGATCTGAAGATTGACTCGGTGTCGGTGGCGTCCGCTCAGAGTGAACTACTCGATACGCTGCAATTAAATAGCGAAACTGCCATCGCGAACTGCAACACGCTGTCTGCGCTGAAGCAGTGTTTAGCGGCGTGTCTGGTGCAAGAAAAAGGTCAGGATTGGTTTGAACAACGCGGGAAAGGGCAATCCGCCCCCGTCAATGACCATGATGATGCCGACACGACGGTAGAGGTGACCCCGCCAACAGCGACATCCGCCGCGATCAATGCCGAGATCGGCGATCCACGCACCATGCGTGATTTTGTGGGGATAGAGCATCCGGATATTTTCCACAAGGCGCGGGAGTTTCATCTTTTTTACCAGGATAAAAAGAAGCGGCAGCTCTATTTCTATGGCATGCCACTGGAAACGCCGTGTAAAAACCGGGCCGTCATGTTTGATGAAGCGACCGGTCAACACCGTGAGTTTTTAATGTTCGGCTCCAACAGCTATCTGGGATTGTCGAATCATCCGGAAATCATTCATGCAATTCAGGATGCGGCCAGCTTATATGGAGCCACCAATACCGGCTGTCGTATTATCGCCGGCAGTAATGTGCTGCATTTAGAGCTGGAGCGCAAACTGGCCAAACTTAAAGGCCGTGATGATTGCATTGTGTATCCTTCCGGTTACTCGGCTAATTTGGGCTGCATCTCGGCGCTGACCAGCAGACACGATTTGGTGTTTACTGATGCCATCAATCACATGAGTATTCAGGATGGCTGTAAGCTGGCTGGCGCGCAACGCAAGATCTACAACCACTCCCTGACGAGTCTGGAAAAATCCCTGGCTAAATATGCCGATCATCCTGGCGGTAAACTGATTGTGACCGATGGGGTGTTCAGTATGCATGGCGATATTGTCGACCTGCCCAGGTTGATGAAGCTAGCCGAACGTTACGGCGCACGTGTGCTGGTGGATGATGCGCACTCCACGGGAGTTTTAGGGAAAACCGGGGCCGGAACATCCGAACACTTCAATATGAAAGGTCAGGTGGATCTGGAACTGGGAACCATGAGTAAAGCGCTGTCCGGTCTGGGCGGTTATGTCTGTGGTGATGGCGACGTGGTTGAGTATTTACGCTTTTATTCCAACTCCTATGTTTTTGCCGCCACTATTCCGGCACCCGTGGCGGCGGGGGTGATCGCCTCAATTGATGTGATGCTGCGTGAACCTGAGCGTTTAGCCAAACTGTGGGACAATATTTACTATTTCCGTACTCGATTACTTAATGCCGGTTTTGATCTTGAGAACTCTGATTCGGCCATTATTCCGATTGTGGTCGGCGATGATGCCAAGACGCTTTTCTTTGGTCGTGCGGTTCGGGCGCGGGGAATGTTTTGTCAGACGGTCGTTTTCCCCGGTGTTAGTGTGGGAGATGCGCGTTTACGCATCAGCATCACCTCCGAACATACCCGGGAAGATTTGGACGAGGCGTATGCGATCCTGGTGGCATCGGCTCTGGAAGTCGGCGTGCCGGTTAATGTATCCGCTCATCAGGAAGAGAACGCGAGTGTCGCGGAGGCTTAA
- a CDS encoding AMP-binding protein: MTISISVIIDSLIRHAQQTPERTALLCGDQHWNYRQLVTRAHVMASALQQAGLSGQAILLNLPKSLDAVAAMYATWLSGNHYIPIDYSQPSSRIERIIAAAAPALIIDTAWLATLDSQLSFDAEQPVGRVVYRNPIAAILYTSGSTGTPKGVQISHEMLGFFIQWAVRDTQLTAQDVLSNHASFAFDLSTFDLFASAYVGAATWIIRESEQKDCTALAQGLQRHAVSVWYSVPSILAMLEKSTLLNPTLGQSLRQVIFAGEPYPVTALKRLLPCLPQPCRVSNWYGPTETNVCVAYAIDRARLAMLKQVPIGLPLEGLTAQLEDENGDRHPLTAQLRLSGELLISGPCVTPGYSNVVVPRQAALHQRQCHATGDWVEMTPEGLVFRGRIDDMVKINGYRVELGEIESVLHQHPAIDRAALCVELGDLRQTLIMVISLQTGAVPPGLLELKQFLQQKLPSYMIPNKLVITESLPVNANGKVDRKQLAGVIAV; encoded by the coding sequence ATGACAATATCCATTTCCGTGATTATCGACAGTCTCATCAGGCACGCCCAACAAACGCCAGAACGGACAGCATTGTTGTGCGGTGATCAACACTGGAATTATCGGCAATTGGTCACTCGTGCTCATGTTATGGCCTCGGCCTTGCAACAAGCCGGATTATCGGGTCAGGCTATTTTGCTTAATTTGCCGAAAAGTCTGGATGCGGTTGCGGCGATGTATGCTACCTGGCTAAGTGGTAACCACTACATTCCCATTGACTATAGTCAGCCGTCATCGCGTATTGAACGCATTATTGCCGCCGCCGCCCCGGCGTTGATTATTGATACAGCGTGGTTAGCCACACTCGATAGCCAACTCTCTTTCGATGCGGAGCAACCGGTTGGGCGTGTGGTGTACCGCAATCCCATCGCGGCCATTTTATATACATCAGGCTCAACAGGTACGCCGAAAGGGGTGCAAATCAGCCACGAAATGCTGGGCTTTTTTATCCAGTGGGCGGTGCGGGATACGCAACTGACAGCGCAGGATGTTCTGTCCAATCACGCCAGTTTTGCATTTGATTTAAGTACCTTTGACCTGTTTGCCAGTGCTTATGTTGGTGCTGCCACCTGGATTATTCGCGAAAGCGAACAGAAAGATTGCACCGCGTTGGCACAGGGGCTGCAAAGGCATGCGGTGTCGGTGTGGTACAGTGTGCCTTCCATTTTAGCCATGCTGGAAAAAAGTACACTGTTGAACCCGACGCTCGGTCAATCTCTGCGGCAAGTCATTTTCGCTGGCGAGCCCTATCCGGTCACGGCGTTAAAACGGCTCTTGCCTTGTTTGCCTCAGCCATGCCGGGTCAGTAACTGGTATGGCCCCACAGAAACCAATGTCTGCGTGGCCTATGCGATTGATCGGGCGCGACTGGCTATGTTGAAACAGGTGCCGATTGGACTTCCCCTTGAAGGACTAACGGCACAGCTCGAAGATGAAAATGGTGACCGACATCCGCTGACGGCACAACTGCGCTTAAGCGGTGAGTTGCTGATCAGTGGGCCGTGTGTGACGCCGGGCTACAGCAATGTGGTCGTTCCCCGGCAGGCCGCTTTGCATCAACGTCAATGCCATGCCACCGGAGACTGGGTAGAGATGACGCCAGAGGGGCTGGTATTCCGTGGTCGTATTGATGATATGGTCAAAATCAATGGTTATCGAGTGGAGTTAGGCGAGATTGAGTCGGTACTTCATCAGCATCCGGCGATTGATCGGGCGGCGCTATGTGTCGAACTTGGAGATCTCCGGCAGACGTTAATCATGGTGATCAGTCTACAGACTGGCGCGGTGCCGCCGGGTTTGCTGGAATTAAAACAGTTCCTGCAACAGAAACTTCCGTCTTATATGATCCCCAATAAGCTGGTGATCACCGAGAGTTTGCCGGTTAACGCCAATGGCAAGGTTGATCGTAAGCAGTTAGCCGGGGTGATCGCGGTATGA